Genomic window (Thermoanaerobaculia bacterium):
CCGAGGCGTTCTCGTGCAAACCCGGTCAGCCGATGGTGCGGGAGAAGGTCTGCAGGATCTGGTGACGGACCGGATGTAGACGAGAGAGTGCGAGGCCCCCGATGCCCTGGCTGATCGACGCCGCGAATTTGGGCGGAGTACTGGGCGGAGCAGCGGGGGCGCGCAACTCGCAGGCGATTCTCGCCGCCCTCCTCCCCTGGGCGCGCGAGCGCAAAGAGGTGGTGGTGGTCTTCGACGGGCCCGAGAGCCCCGGCATGGCCACCCGCCTCGGCGGCGTCGAGATCGTCTGGGGCGGCAGCCGCTCGGCCGACGACGTCATCTCGAAACGGATCGCGGCCCTGGGCAAAACCGCGAAGTCCTGGACCGTCATCACCAACGACCAGTCCCTCACCCGCCGCTGCCGCAACCACGGCGCGAAGGTCGAGCCCGCCTCCATCTTCGCCAAACGCGCCACCCAGCCCAAAGCAAGATCCAAAGCCGCCCTGAGCGCTCTGGCCGCCGCCGACAAACCGCTCCCCAACGCCAACGAGATCGCCCACTGGCGCAACATCTTCGGCGAAGGCAAGAAACCCCGCTAAGAGCCGGGGCCAGGGGGGCCGTGCCTCTGCGGAGCGAGGCCGGTGCTAGTCTGATTTCGAGATCATGGAAGTCCTCTTCGAGTGGGATCCGCGCAAGGCCAAGCTGAATCTGGCCAAGCATGGCGTCACGTTTCAGGAGGCGACGAGAGTCTTCGTCGATCCCCTGGCGAGGATCTTCGAGGACGTCGACCACCCGGCGGCCGAGCACCGCGAGATCATTGTCGGGCATTCCGAGGCAGGTAGACTCCTGGTGGTATGTTTTGTCGAGCGATCGACCGCCGTGCGCCTGTTCAGCGCCCGGCCCGCGACGCCGCGAGAACGCCATGACTACGAAGAGAACCGTTAAGAAGAAGCCCGTCATGCGAGAGGAGTATCAACTCGACTACTCGCGGGCCAAACCGAATCGTTTCGCTTCCGGACAGGAGAAGAACTCCCTCGCGGTAGTGCTCGATCCTGACGTCGCCGCCGTGTTCCAGAGCTCCGAGTCCGTGAACACCCTGCTGCGATCCGTCATCGCCGCCCTTCCAGTCCCAGAGTCTCCCGCTCCGGCGCGCCCTCGGCGAGCACTCTGACGCCGATCGCATTCGTGGAAGATGCCGACCGCGACCGCGCATTCCTGGGTTGTCTGCATCGAGAACACCGGCTACCCGGC
Coding sequences:
- a CDS encoding NYN domain-containing protein, yielding MPWLIDAANLGGVLGGAAGARNSQAILAALLPWARERKEVVVVFDGPESPGMATRLGGVEIVWGGSRSADDVISKRIAALGKTAKSWTVITNDQSLTRRCRNHGAKVEPASIFAKRATQPKARSKAALSALAAADKPLPNANEIAHWRNIFGEGKKPR
- a CDS encoding BrnT family toxin, yielding MEVLFEWDPRKAKLNLAKHGVTFQEATRVFVDPLARIFEDVDHPAAEHREIIVGHSEAGRLLVVCFVERSTAVRLFSARPATPRERHDYEENR